From Psychroflexus torquis ATCC 700755, the proteins below share one genomic window:
- a CDS encoding nucleoside-diphosphate kinase — protein MAGTKTFTMLKPDAISKGYIGDILKQITGSGFKIVALKMTHMTTNDAKAFYEVHKERPFYGELVDYMTSGPVVSAILEKENAVDDFRTLIGATNPDEAAEGTIRKNYATSISENAIHGSDSDENATIESNFHFAGREQF, from the coding sequence ATGGCAGGAACTAAAACATTCACTATGCTTAAGCCAGATGCAATATCTAAAGGCTATATTGGTGATATCCTTAAACAAATTACAGGCTCAGGTTTTAAAATTGTAGCGCTTAAAATGACGCACATGACCACAAATGATGCTAAAGCTTTTTATGAAGTTCATAAAGAACGTCCTTTTTACGGTGAGCTTGTAGACTATATGACCAGTGGTCCAGTTGTTTCAGCAATTCTTGAAAAAGAAAATGCTGTAGATGATTTTAGAACCTTAATTGGGGCGACCAATCCTGATGAAGCTGCAGAAGGTACGATTCGTAAAAACTATGCGACGTCTATAAGCGAAAATGCAATTCACGGAAGTGATAGTGATGAAAACGCTACGATTGAAAGCAATTTTCATTTTGCAGGAAGAGAGCAATTCTAA